From the Salvelinus fontinalis isolate EN_2023a chromosome 35, ASM2944872v1, whole genome shotgun sequence genome, one window contains:
- the LOC129834606 gene encoding 40S ribosomal protein S13-like, protein MGRMHAPGKGLSQSALPYRRSVPTWLKVTSDDVKEQIFKLAKKGLSPSQIGVILRDSHGVAQVRFVTGNKILRILKSKGLAPDLPEDLYHLIKKAVAIRKHLERNRKDKDAKFRLILTESRIHRLARYYKTKRVLAPNWKYESSTASALVA, encoded by the exons ATGGGTCGCATGCACGCTCCTGG CAAGGGCCTGTCCCAGTCTGCACTACCCTACAGGCGCAGTGTGCCCACC TGGCTGAAGGTTACATCTGATGACGTCAAAGAGCAGATCTTCAAGCTCGCCAAGAAgggtctttctccctctcagatTG gtgtgatCCTTAGGGACTCTCATGGTGTTGCCCAGGTGCGCTTTGTCACTGGAAACAAGATCCTGAGGATCCTCAAGTCCAAGGGCCTGGCCCCTGACCTGCCTGAGGATCTGTACCACCTCATCAAGAAGGCTGTTGCTATAAGGAAGCATCTGGAGAGGAACAGAAAG GACAAGGATGCCAAGTTCCGTCTGATTCTCACTGAAAGCAGAATCCACAGATTGGCCCGTTACTACAAGACCAAGAGAGTTCTTGCTCCCAACTGGAAGTA CGAATCCTCTACTGCTTCTGCTCTGGTGGCATAA